The Methylocella silvestris BL2 DNA segment TCGTCGAGCCGCTGGAAATGCTCTATGACTGGGCGCGCGCCAATAGCGACGCCCTCGACGCGCTGCAGCCGCGGCCAACATCCCGCAGGCGCCAGCCCTCCGCCAGCCTAGCTCCCCCGCGCGCGCTCGCCGACCACGGCGACCACAGCATCGGTTAGACATTTCAGCTCGCCCTCGCCGATTGTCAGGGCCGGCGTCAGATAGACGATGTTGCGGAACGGGCGCACCCAGACGCCCGCCTCGACGAAACGCCGCTTCAGCCCGTTCATATCGTCGATGCGGTCGAGCTCGACGACGCCGATGGCGCCGAGCACGCGCACATCCTTGACCCGCGGAAAATCGCGGCAGGGGGCGAGACCCAGCTTCAGCGCCTCGCTGATCGCGGCCGCCTGGGCGAGGCGCGGCTCCTGCTCGAACAGATCTAGCGAAGCGTTGGCGGCGGCGCAAGCGAGCGGATTGGCCATGAAGGTCGGGCCGTGCATCAGCGCATGCAGAGGATCGTCCGACAGAAAACCTTCGAAAATTTTTCGGCTCGCGATGGTCGCGGCGAGGCCCATCGTGCCGCCGGTCAAGGCTTTCGACAGCGCCACGATATCGGGGACGACGCCGGCCGACTCGCAGGCGAACATGGTCCCGGTGCGGCCGAATCCGGTAAAGACCTCGTCGAAAATCAGCAAGATCCCATGCCGGTCGGCGGCGCGGCGCAGTTTCTGTAAGACCTCGGCTCCGTGAAAGATCATGCCGCCGGCGCCCTGCGCCAGGGGCTCGACGACAATAGCGGCAAGCTCCTCCGCATGCGCGGCGAGCAGTCGATCGAAGGCCGCTTCGCTCGCCTCATCGACCGGGAGATCGGCAATGATTTGTTTCGCCAAAGCGCCGGCGAACAGGCTGTGCATCCCTTCCTCGGGATCGCAGACCGACATGCAGGCGAAGGTGTCGCCATGATATCCGCCCCGGAACGACAAGAATTTCGTGCGGCCTGTAAAACCCTGGTTGAGCCAGAACTGCACGGACATTTTCATCGCCACTTCGACGGCGACGGAGCCGCTGTCGCAAAAGAACACGCGCTCCAGCGGATCGGGCAAAAGCGCGGCGAGGCGGCGCGCCAGAGTCAGCGCCGGCTCATGCGCGAGGCCGCCGAACATGACATGCGGCATTTTATCGAGCTGGCCGCGAACCGCCTGCGCGATATGCGGGTGGTTATAGCCGTGGCAGGCGGTCCACCAGCTGGCGATTCCGTCGATCAGCTCGCGCCCGTCGGCGAGCGTTATGCGCGAACCTTTTGTGCTCGCGACCGGCAGCGGCGGCGGCGTGGTCTGCATCTGCGTATATGGCAGCCAGATATGCGGCAGGCCTTGTTCGAGCCAATCGGCTGCGCTCATGAGTTTTGCCTTAAGCTGATTTTGCGCGCGGTTGCGTTGAGCGCGCATATTGCGCAAAAGCTTGCGTGAAAACAGGCTTTCGCCGCGTTACCGAGGACTTCCGTCCTGACCCATTCGCTGGAACAATTCGCCGCCGCAAAACTCGCCGAACTCGACGCCGCGCATCTGCGCCGGCGGCTGGAGCCCACCGCGCGCGAGGACGGCGTGCATATTCTTCGCGGCGGACGGCGGCTCATTTCCTTTTCCTGCAATGATTATCTCAATCTGACCCATCATCCCGCCGTAAAATCCGCCGCCATCGCGGCGATCAATCTTTATGGCGCGGGCAGCGGCGCGTCGCGGCTCGTCACCGGCAATCATCCGCTGCTCGTCGAGCTTGAAGAGCGCCTCGCGCGGATCAAGGGGACGCAGGCCGCCTGCGTCTTCGGCTCGGGCTATCTCGCCAATACCGGCATCGTGCCGACCCTCACTGGCGCAAAAGATCTGATTCTGATCGACGAATTGGCGCATGCTTGTCTGTTCGCCGGGACGCAGCTCTCGCCCGCCAAAACGATGGTCTTTCGCCACAAT contains these protein-coding regions:
- a CDS encoding adenosylmethionine--8-amino-7-oxononanoate transaminase, coding for MSAADWLEQGLPHIWLPYTQMQTTPPPLPVASTKGSRITLADGRELIDGIASWWTACHGYNHPHIAQAVRGQLDKMPHVMFGGLAHEPALTLARRLAALLPDPLERVFFCDSGSVAVEVAMKMSVQFWLNQGFTGRTKFLSFRGGYHGDTFACMSVCDPEEGMHSLFAGALAKQIIADLPVDEASEAAFDRLLAAHAEELAAIVVEPLAQGAGGMIFHGAEVLQKLRRAADRHGILLIFDEVFTGFGRTGTMFACESAGVVPDIVALSKALTGGTMGLAATIASRKIFEGFLSDDPLHALMHGPTFMANPLACAAANASLDLFEQEPRLAQAAAISEALKLGLAPCRDFPRVKDVRVLGAIGVVELDRIDDMNGLKRRFVEAGVWVRPFRNIVYLTPALTIGEGELKCLTDAVVAVVGERARGS